The genomic segment AACGCTCGGCTACGGCATTATGTTGTAACAATCGCAAAATCCCTTCCGCTACATCCTCAGCATCTACCAGATTAATCATTCCCGAAGGATAAAAAGGCAGAGAGCTGGCCATGCGAAACAGTTTTGCCAGCGAACTTTCAGGGGTGTTTTGCCCTAAAACGACCGAAGGATTGACAATAAAAGCGGGTAAACCTTCCGCAATCCCTCGCCATACCTCCCGTTCGGCCAAATGCTTGCTCAAGCCGTATGAGGAATGATTCAGGGAGCCTTCCCACTGTGCGCGTTCGGTAACAACTTCTTCCTTTGCGCCAATGGCCGCTACGGAGCTGACAAAACAGAACCGTTGGATGTTACTTTCCAAACAAACATTCACCAGATTGGCCGTGCCTTCTACATTGGTTTTAAAAATCAGGTTGCGGTCTGATGAAGCAAAAGAAACCATTGCTGCCGCATGGATGACCCAGTCGGCATCGGCCACAAGTTCCGTTAAAAGAGGGATGTCGGTAATATCACCTTGTACCCACGTAAGGCCGGGCATGGATGCGGGCAGCAGCCCGCTGCCGGAACGGCGCAGCGCAAGCACCTGCAAACCTTCCTGCAACAATCGTCGGGTAATATAACTGCCGACAAACCCGCTTGCACCGGTAATAAAAACCTTTGGAGAGGTATTGAACATTTGCAAACTTACGAAGCAAATTTGAAAGCAGGCAGTTCGCGCTAATTTGGTGCTGTTTTTGGTTCTACGGAGAATAAAAAAATGTAACTTAGCGTGTTTTTACCCACATCAATGCCTGTCCTTCTATGGAATCAATAAAGCGTATTTTCGCTCTTTTACTGTCATTTGTCGGATGTTTGTTATTGCATCCGCAGTCGTCATATGCGCAGCAGTCGCAATCGGATTCGTTAAGAATTTTGTTTCAGCAATTTACGGCCAATCAGAACCTGATTCGCAGCCTGCAAAACCAACGCCGCGCCGATAGTTTGCGCATTGCCGAATTGCAAAAAAGCCTGCAAGAGCAAGTCAGCAACTTCAACAGTGCCGTCAGCAGCGTAGATGTGCGCGTGAAAGAGTTTGACCAGCGCATGAAAATTACAGACCGCGACCGCTATGCAATTATCCAGCGCAACTTGGTCAGTTCGGTAGAAGTATTTGATATGCTTAATCAGCGGCTTAATATCTTGGAAGCCCTGAGCCAAACCGAGGAGTATCAGAACATACTCACCGATTTGAATAACCCTGCCAATGAAAACTTAGGCTTTTCTTACAATAAAAAAGTGTTGGCACTGATGGATCAATACATTGCCGCCAATGCTCGCCGCGACCGCGGCAGGATAGTAGAGGCAGCCCGCATGGTATTGGAAAACCCCTTGGTACAAACTATGGCCGGCCCTGCTGCACCTATCTTAGGTGTAAGCAATTCGCTGCTGAGTTTTGCAAGTACGCTGTTCGTCAGCCGCACCGATATTCCGCAGGAAAATGTAACGCGCTTCCGCGATGAAATGATGCAGTTTACGCAGTACTACGCACGCTTGAACGAACTCAACCGCAACTTTGCCATGGGAATCAATAACTACCAGATTCAAACGGCTAACCTGCAAAGCAAACTGCGCGATTTTGTGGTGCAAAATATTCAGGCCAGCGGCAGGCAGTTAGACCCCAATGCGGAGAAACGCGCCAAATCTACCGCCGACTACCTGACTACGCTTTTCCTTACTTATAACGCAAGTTCTGTGCGGGAGTACCTGTTCAAGTTAGAGCGGGAAGCAACGGAAAACGGCGTTATCAACTATGGCAAACTGATTCGCAGCGGCAACCTGATTGAAATGAACAAGCGCGTAAGCGAGGTGATTTTCCTATACAAAGAATTTGAATATTTGTATTCGCAGTACATCTCGTTGGTAGAAAAAAACAACCGCGAAATGGTGTTGGTACTGCAAGAGGCCATGGCCAAACGCCTCAGCGATGATAACAATAAAGTGCGCCAACAAATTGATCGCCTCTCTAAGGTAAAAGAGGCAACCATTGAATCAATCAATAAAGCCATTAATTTGCCGCGTCTTAAAAATGAGGTAGATAAGTTAGATACTTTCTATCCTTCCATGTAACACTCAGGCATGACCTTTCTGTTTTCTCGCATTCTTTCACGTATGGGCAAAGGGCTGTTATTAGCGATAATAGCAGCCCTTTTGGCCGTTCCGCCGCTATATGTGGTGTGGCAATGGTTTTCACCTGCCGATAGCTACTGGGCGCATCTGTATGAATACCTGCTGCCCGATTACCTGAAAAATACGCTGGGGCTGACCACGGGTGTACTTCTCGGAACGCTGTTGTTGGGCATTCCTTCGGCATGGCTTGTAGCGGCTTGTGAATTTCCGGGCAGGCGTTTGCTTTCGTGGTTGCTGGTGCTGCCGCTGGCTATTCCTGCCTATATCAATGCCTATGTGTACAAGTACACCTTTGAGCGCGGGCTGCTGCAAAGTCTGCCTTTCCGCCCCGATGTAATGCACCTCGGCGGTGCAATTGCGGTGATGTCGCTGGTATTGTATCCGTACATTTATTTGGTTACACGCACCAATTTTCAGCGGCAATCGGCGGGGGCTTTAGAGGCCGCTAAGTTGCTCGGTGCTTCTCCGCTGCGGCGTTTCTTTGCGGTTGCCTTGCCTATGGCACGCCCTGCAATTATCGGCAGTGCCATGCTCGTGCTGATGGAGTGCCTCAACGAATACGGCACGGTCAAATACTACGGCGTGCCGACCTTTACGTCAGGCATTTTCCGCGCATGGTTTGCAATGGGCAGCGTGCATACAGCCATGAAACTGGCAGGGCTGCTGCTGGCAGTCGTTTTTGTGTTGAATCTTTCCGAACGCCGACTAACTCGCAACCTGCGTTACACAGCAGGTAAGAGCGAGCGGCTGCTGACTCGCCAAACGCTGCACGGCTGGCAGGCAACGGCTGCAATGCTTTTCTGCCTGATTCCTTCCTTAGGCGGGTTTGTGTTCCCTTTCGCGCAACTCCTCTCATGGGCGTATAGCGGCTGGGTACAAGGTTTGCTCACGGTTGATTTCAGTAAATATCTGTTGCAAACCTTGCAGGTAGCTTTTACAAGCGCTGCCTTTATTGTCCTCATCGCATTGATACTTGCCTACATTCGCCGTATCGGCAGGGGAAAACTCACCCAACTGACGGTGCATCTGGCAAATTTGGGCTATGCTATGCCGGGCGCTGTGGTAGCTATCGGTGTGCTGGCATTGCTGCTGGCTGTCGGTAAATCTTTACAGGTGGCCTTCGTCGGTACGCTCATCGCATTGACTTATGCCTATTTGGTGCGATTTATGGCGGTAGCCTTCAACCCGCTGGAAGCAGGTTTACAAAAAATATCGCCTTCTATGGACAATGCGGCTGCCATTCTGGGTAAAAACCGTTTACAAACCTTGCTTCTTGTACACGTGCCGCTGCTGCGCGGTGCCATTCTGGCCGCTTTGATGCTAGTTGTGGTGGATATTCTGAAAGAGTTACCGCTGACACTCATCCTGCGCCCTTTCAACTTTGACACACTGGCTACCAAAGCCTATGAATATGCCGATGATGAAAAATTACAGCAATCGGCCGCCATGTCCTGCCTGATTGTGCTGGCCGGAATGCTGCCTGTTTTCTTGTTGGATAAATTAAACAAATCGGATTAGAGAAAAATTTTAGTGCAAGCAAAGGCCACCTACTATTTGGGTTCTTTCCAAAGCCCCCTACCGAACAGGGAATGGCGGCAAAAAGACCACTTGATAACCAATCGGTTCTGTTGGCAGTTAGGTAATTATCGGGCAATTTTGCTTTGCGAAGTTTATCGGTTCAAACATTGAAAACGCACCACAAAATTATCAACGGCGACAGCAGGCACATGACCGAAATACCCGATAATTCGGTTCATTTGGTTGTTACCTCGCCCCCCTATTGGCAACTGAAAGACTACGGCTCCGACAATCAAATCGGATTCCACGACAGTTACGAAACCTACATCAATCATCTGAATTTGGTTTGGAAAGAGTGCTTTCGGGTGCTGCACAACGGTTGCCGGTTGTGTATCAATATCGGCGACCAGTTCGCCCGTGCGGTTTATTACGGACGTTACAAGGTAATTCCTATTCGCGAAGAAATCATCAAATTTTGCGAAACCATCGGCTTTGACTATATGGGCGCTGTCATTTGGCAGAAAGTTACTAACTCAAACACCACGGGCGGCGGCGTTCAAATGGGTTCTTATCCTTATCCGCGAAATGGCATCTTAAAACTTGACTATGAATTTATCCTGATTTTCAAAAAGTTAGGCGAAGCATCCAAGCCGACCCAAGAGCAAAAAGAACGCTCCGTAATGACCGCCGAAGAATGGAATACTTTTTTTGCCGGGCATTGGAACTTTTCGGGCGTAAAGCAAACGGGGCATATTGCCATGTTTCCCGAAGAATTGCCCCGAAGGCTGATTCGCATGTTTTCTTTTGTCGGTGAAACGGTTTTAGACCCTTTCGCAGGCAGCGGAACAACCTCTCTTGCCGCGAAAAATACGCACCGCAACTCCATTGGCTACGAAATCAATCCCGAATTCATTCCGATTGTCAAAGAAAAACTATCCGTATATCAGCCCGATTTGGAAGGAACGGTTTATGAGTTCATCAAGCAAAAGCCTGCCGATATAGATTTTGAGAAAGAAATTGCCCGATTACCTTATATTTTCAAAGACCCGCATGCGCTTGACAAAAAGACGGATATTAAAAAACTGCAATTCGGCTCACGGATTGACAGGGATAGCCCTGCTGCACGCGAAGAACTTTTTACGGTAAAAGAAATTATCTGCCCCGAAAAAGTACGCCTAAGCAACGGTTTGATTGTCAAACTATTAGGCATAAAATCATTGCCGCATCTTCATGAAAAAGCAAAGTTGTTTTTGCATGAAAAAACAAAAGGCAAAAAAGTTTTCCTCCGCTACGACGAACTGAAGTATGACGGCGATAATAACCTGCTCGCGTACCTGTATTTGGAAAACAAAACGTTTATTAATGCTCATTTGATTAAAAACGGACTGGCGCAGGCGGATACTTCCATGAATTACAAGTATCGGGATAAGTTTTTGAACTTGTTCAATCAAAGCAATGGCAAAACTGCGTAAACAATATTCAAAAGAATTCGGCAAAAAAGAGAAAGTACTCAATTACGCAACGCAAACTTATCAACTTTCGCGCCCTAACAAAGTCGGTGCGGTGATGGCACTTATACGCCAATGTCAGCCGAAAACATTTGAAGAGTGGGAAAAGTGGTATTTTGAAAATGCGGTAACGACAGGTAAACACTCTGCTAAAATTACCAAAGAAAGTTTGGAAGAACTTGGTGAGCGGCTATACGTGAAAATTACTGAAATTGTCATCCCCGAATGGACGGAAGCCTTTCGCCAAATTACTTTACAGGATTATATCGATTACATTTACAATTTAACTATCCCTCGAACCTACGACGGCTTCATCAGAGAAAAATCGGTGATAGAGGACAATCTTGCTAAAATATTCCCCGAAGTGCGATTTGAAGAAAGCGAACCCGAACTTGACCATGCAGGCGATATAAACTATCTCGGTTGGGTTGGTGAAAAAGCATTTGGTATTCAAATTAAGCCTGTAACTGCCCAAGCAAATTTTGGGAATTATTCCGTAACCGAAAGAATGAAACTCAGTTTTGAAGATTTTACCCAAAAGTTTGGCGGCAAAGTATTTGTCATTTTTAGCGTAAACGATACCATTCAAAATAAGGAAGTTATAGAACAAATAGCGGCAGAAATCAACAGATTAAACCGACAATAATAACAATTCGCTAAAACAACAACACACCCACACACATGGATATTGAATTCAACAAAAACGAAGACCTGCTCAAACAGGAACTTTTCAGGCTGAAAACCCGCTACGATAAAGTCAAAATGGGCGGCGGGGCTAAGAAAATAGAAGCACAACACAAGCAAGGCAAACTTACGGCGCGCGAACGCATCGCTTTTCTGCTCGACCAAGGCGCTCCCGTGCTGGAAATCGGTGCATTTGCGGGCGAAGGCATGTACGAAGAGCACGGGGGTTGTCCTTCGGGCGGCGTAGTGGTTTGCATCGGCTATATCTGTGGCAGAATGGCAATTGTGGTTGCCAACGATGCCACCGTAAAGGCGGGTGCATGGTTTCCGATTACAGCCAAAAAGAATCTTCGCGCGCAGGAAATAGCTATGGAAAATCGCCTGCCGATTGTCTATTTGGTGGACAGCGCGGGCGTGTATCTGCCCATGCAAAACGAAGTTTTTCCCGATAAGGAACACTTCGGGCGCATTTTCCGCAACAATGCCATTATGTCATCCGAAGGCATTGTGCAAATTGCCGCCATCATGGGCAGTTGCGTAGCGGGCGGGGCATACCTGCCCATCATGAGCGACGAAGCCATGATTGTGGACAAAACAGGAACGATTTTTTTGGCAGGCTCTTACCTTGTCAAAGCCGCCATCGGCGAAAATGTGGACAACGAAACACTGGGCGGGGCTACTACGCACTGCGAAATTTCGGGCGTTACCGACTACAAATTCCCCGACGATAAAAGTTGCCTGAACGCCATCCGCGATATTTTTGACAAAATGGGCGATTTTCCGAAAGCAGGTTTCAACCGCAAAACTCCTGCGCCGCCCAAACTCAACCCCGAAGAAATCTACGGGCTGTTTCCTGCCGACCGCACCAAGCCCTACGATATGATGGACATCATTTTGCGCATGGTGGACAATTCCGAATTCCGCCCTTACAAGGAACTGTACGGGCAGTCGCTCATCTGTGGGCTGGCACGCATCGACGGCTGGGCGGTAGGCATCATCGCCAATCAGCGCAAAATGGTGAAAACCAAAAAAGGCGAAATGCAGATGGGCGGCGTTATCTATTCCGACTCTGCCGACAAAGCCACCCGCTTCATTATGAACTGCAACCAGAAGCGCATTCCGTTAGTGTTCCTGCACGATGTTTCGGGCTTTATGGTAGGCAGTCGCTCCGAACACGGCGGCATTATCAAAGACGGGGCTAAAATGGTCAATGCCATGAGCAATTCCGTAGTGCCGAAGTTCAGCATCATTCTGGGCAACTCCTACGGAGCGGGCAACTACGCCATGTGCGGTAAAGCCTACGACCCGCGCCTGATTTATGCTTGGCCAACGGCGCAACTGGCAGTAATGAGTGGTGCTTCGGCAGCCAAAACGCTCCTGCAAATCAAGGTTTCGGCTATGAAAGCCAAAGGCGAAGAAATCAGCGCCGAACAGGAAGCGGCTCTGCTCAAAGAAATTACTGACAAGTACAACGAGGAACTTTCGCCTTATTACGCTGCCGCGCGCCTCTGGGTGGACGGCATAATAGACCCGCTGGAAACCCGCAAAGTCATCAGCATGGGTATAGAAGCTGCCAACCACGCCCCTATCCGCAAGCGATACAACGTGGGGGTGATTCAGACGTAGGTTGGGGCAACATAGATAACGCGGATTATTTAGTAAAAACTGATATTCAGGTTTTTGCGCCTTAACTTACTTACAGAATTCTTTGAAAAGCTGTATCAAAAGTTAAACTTTTCAAAGAATTAATCTGTATTTAACTATCCGCTTACGGGCTTGCAGCCGCACTTGCAGCCGCCGGGAGGGATAGTTATGTAAAAGCGTAAGTTGTTTGTGATTTTTTATGTAAATCATTGAAAAGCAGTCATTTAAAACCCGACAGGTCTTTAAAACCTGTCGGGTTTGTGTATAAAATACCACTCGGTTGCACGTTTCACGCCGTAGCCCCTGACAGCGGTTAAGTCAAAATATAACTTTTCCAATAGAAACCAACAAATTCGCGTTAGACACCGAAAACATGCGTTTCCGTTTGCTCATTTGCTTGTTAAAACCGATTATCAGAATGGTGCGGAATGTAGCTGCTGAATGGATATAGGTATTACCTTTTCTTTATCAGTTACCCCCAGACATTCATCAATTTTAAACATTTGATTATGAGTTGTTTATAAAAAACCACTCTATCAGTCGCTTACATGCCACAAAAAAACTATGCACATAGTTTTGAAACTAAATTCTTAGTTATATATTTGTAAAAATTAGTTCAAGCTATGCAACAACTCACAAAAGCCGAAGAACAGGTGATGCAGGCGCTTTGGTCGGTTGGTCGGGGAATGGTAAAGGAGATTATAGAAAAACTGCCCGACCCTAAACCCGCTTACAATACCGTATCTACCATTGTGCGCATTTTGGAGCAAAAGGGTTTTGTTTCTCACAAAGCCTACGGCAAAACGCATGAATATTTTCCGCTCATCAGCCGCGATGAGTACAGCGCAAAGTTTCTCAACCATTTTCTGGGCAGCTATTTCGGTGGTTCTTTTGAACGCTTGGTTTCCTTTTTTGTCAAGAAAAACGACATAAATCTTGCAGAATTTGAGGAAATGATGAAGCTCGTACAGAAAGATTTACAACAAGACGACAGCGAACCCTCAAACCCTGCTTAAACCATGATTGACTATCTGCTG from the Rhodoflexus caldus genome contains:
- a CDS encoding NAD-dependent epimerase/dehydratase family protein produces the protein MFNTSPKVFITGASGFVGSYITRRLLQEGLQVLALRRSGSGLLPASMPGLTWVQGDITDIPLLTELVADADWVIHAAAMVSFASSDRNLIFKTNVEGTANLVNVCLESNIQRFCFVSSVAAIGAKEEVVTERAQWEGSLNHSSYGLSKHLAEREVWRGIAEGLPAFIVNPSVVLGQNTPESSLAKLFRMASSLPFYPSGMINLVDAEDVAEGILRLLQHNAVAERFIFNAAAISFQDFFGQVAAAMNKQPPQKRISDTLLQLAGTVSGWLGGAFNRQTAEAACQMHRYDGSKLTATTGLHYRPVAESIREAVLLTLTH
- a CDS encoding ABC transporter permease — encoded protein: MTFLFSRILSRMGKGLLLAIIAALLAVPPLYVVWQWFSPADSYWAHLYEYLLPDYLKNTLGLTTGVLLGTLLLGIPSAWLVAACEFPGRRLLSWLLVLPLAIPAYINAYVYKYTFERGLLQSLPFRPDVMHLGGAIAVMSLVLYPYIYLVTRTNFQRQSAGALEAAKLLGASPLRRFFAVALPMARPAIIGSAMLVLMECLNEYGTVKYYGVPTFTSGIFRAWFAMGSVHTAMKLAGLLLAVVFVLNLSERRLTRNLRYTAGKSERLLTRQTLHGWQATAAMLFCLIPSLGGFVFPFAQLLSWAYSGWVQGLLTVDFSKYLLQTLQVAFTSAAFIVLIALILAYIRRIGRGKLTQLTVHLANLGYAMPGAVVAIGVLALLLAVGKSLQVAFVGTLIALTYAYLVRFMAVAFNPLEAGLQKISPSMDNAAAILGKNRLQTLLLVHVPLLRGAILAALMLVVVDILKELPLTLILRPFNFDTLATKAYEYADDEKLQQSAAMSCLIVLAGMLPVFLLDKLNKSD
- a CDS encoding DNA methyltransferase, coding for MKTHHKIINGDSRHMTEIPDNSVHLVVTSPPYWQLKDYGSDNQIGFHDSYETYINHLNLVWKECFRVLHNGCRLCINIGDQFARAVYYGRYKVIPIREEIIKFCETIGFDYMGAVIWQKVTNSNTTGGGVQMGSYPYPRNGILKLDYEFILIFKKLGEASKPTQEQKERSVMTAEEWNTFFAGHWNFSGVKQTGHIAMFPEELPRRLIRMFSFVGETVLDPFAGSGTTSLAAKNTHRNSIGYEINPEFIPIVKEKLSVYQPDLEGTVYEFIKQKPADIDFEKEIARLPYIFKDPHALDKKTDIKKLQFGSRIDRDSPAAREELFTVKEIICPEKVRLSNGLIVKLLGIKSLPHLHEKAKLFLHEKTKGKKVFLRYDELKYDGDNNLLAYLYLENKTFINAHLIKNGLAQADTSMNYKYRDKFLNLFNQSNGKTA
- a CDS encoding MjaI family restriction endonuclease, whose translation is MAKLRKQYSKEFGKKEKVLNYATQTYQLSRPNKVGAVMALIRQCQPKTFEEWEKWYFENAVTTGKHSAKITKESLEELGERLYVKITEIVIPEWTEAFRQITLQDYIDYIYNLTIPRTYDGFIREKSVIEDNLAKIFPEVRFEESEPELDHAGDINYLGWVGEKAFGIQIKPVTAQANFGNYSVTERMKLSFEDFTQKFGGKVFVIFSVNDTIQNKEVIEQIAAEINRLNRQ
- a CDS encoding acyl-CoA carboxylase subunit beta gives rise to the protein MDIEFNKNEDLLKQELFRLKTRYDKVKMGGGAKKIEAQHKQGKLTARERIAFLLDQGAPVLEIGAFAGEGMYEEHGGCPSGGVVVCIGYICGRMAIVVANDATVKAGAWFPITAKKNLRAQEIAMENRLPIVYLVDSAGVYLPMQNEVFPDKEHFGRIFRNNAIMSSEGIVQIAAIMGSCVAGGAYLPIMSDEAMIVDKTGTIFLAGSYLVKAAIGENVDNETLGGATTHCEISGVTDYKFPDDKSCLNAIRDIFDKMGDFPKAGFNRKTPAPPKLNPEEIYGLFPADRTKPYDMMDIILRMVDNSEFRPYKELYGQSLICGLARIDGWAVGIIANQRKMVKTKKGEMQMGGVIYSDSADKATRFIMNCNQKRIPLVFLHDVSGFMVGSRSEHGGIIKDGAKMVNAMSNSVVPKFSIILGNSYGAGNYAMCGKAYDPRLIYAWPTAQLAVMSGASAAKTLLQIKVSAMKAKGEEISAEQEAALLKEITDKYNEELSPYYAAARLWVDGIIDPLETRKVISMGIEAANHAPIRKRYNVGVIQT
- a CDS encoding BlaI/MecI/CopY family transcriptional regulator, which produces MQQLTKAEEQVMQALWSVGRGMVKEIIEKLPDPKPAYNTVSTIVRILEQKGFVSHKAYGKTHEYFPLISRDEYSAKFLNHFLGSYFGGSFERLVSFFVKKNDINLAEFEEMMKLVQKDLQQDDSEPSNPA